The proteins below are encoded in one region of Purpureocillium takamizusanense chromosome 11, complete sequence:
- a CDS encoding uncharacterized protein (EggNog:ENOG503PQ03~COG:K), producing MSVPVPAPSRRQALSVRIGVTFISNGPDTHIIVPDTLSEDFVRRMANNLSARSQQPVKVFHDAGSETFRVCPWRPGNALDPALYGVLRFECNAIRLQTTYPRDNRAQALYTLYHSAELREEEPHLCEEEIALLVRTMWEAEPLGEQQLWEYWAWEERCDLHRRLIGL from the exons ATGTCTGTGCCAGTTCCTGCACCGAGCCGACGCCAGGCTCTCAGCGTGAGAATTGGTGTCACGTTCATCAGCAACGGCCCCGACACCCACATCATCGTACCCGACACTTTGAGCGAGGATTTCGTGAGAAGAATGGCAAACAATCTCAG CGCCCGCTCCCAGCAGCCTGTCAAGGTATTTCATGATGCTGGCAGCGAGACTTTCCGCGTGTGCCCGTGGCGCCCCGGAAACGCTCTGGATCCTGCGCTGTACGGCGTTTTACGTTTCGAGTGCA ACGCCATTCGCCTGCAGACCACGTACCCACGAGACAACCGGGCTCAAGCCCTCTACACCCTCTATCACTCTGCGGAGTTGCGGGAGGAAGAGCCACATTTGTGCGAGGAGGAGATCG CACTCCTTGTCCGAACCATGTGGGAAGCTGAGCCTTTGGGGGAACAGCAGCTTTGGGAATACTGGGCCTGGGAGGAAAGATGCGACCTCCATCGTCGACTTATCGGCCTCTGA